From Gordonia crocea, the proteins below share one genomic window:
- a CDS encoding DUF5703 family protein, with protein MPGTRTGRLPPGWEAETVADDVEALLLRLPPEVTRISATMRLAIQAEFGGWELKRTRLYPDGSRTVLLRRKRSRLRPRVSRPDIELA; from the coding sequence CTGCCCGGCACGCGCACCGGGCGGCTGCCTCCGGGCTGGGAGGCCGAGACGGTCGCCGACGACGTCGAAGCGCTGCTGCTGCGGTTGCCGCCGGAGGTGACGAGGATCAGCGCGACCATGCGCCTGGCGATCCAGGCGGAGTTCGGCGGCTGGGAGTTAAAACGAACGCGACTCTATCCCGACGGTTCGCGCACCGTGCTGCTGCGCCGCAAGCGCAGCCGACTGCGGCCGCGAGTCTCGCGCCCCGATATCGAACTGGCCTGA
- the mshC gene encoding cysteine--1-D-myo-inosityl 2-amino-2-deoxy-alpha-D-glucopyranoside ligase: MQSWSSPVVPELAGTPPALRLYDTSARQVLPLAPGPVATMYVCGITPYDATHLGHAATYVTFDLVNRLLRDAGHEVRYVQNVTDVDDPLFERAERDGVDWRDLGSSEIQLFRDDMTGLRVLPPAEYVGAIETVDEVVAMVGALLESGAAYLVDDPEYPDVYYRIDATEQFGYESGYDRETMARFFAERGGDPDRPGKRDSLDALLWRARRDGEPFWPAPFGEGRPGWHVECSAIALNRLGMGFDIQGGGNDLIFPHHEFSAAHGEALTGARRFARHYVHTGMMGLDGEKMSKSRGNLVFVHKLREAGVDPGAVRLALAAEHYRADRMWTDAVLDEAVARLGRWRAAVATGAGPDAAPVIARVRAHLADDLDTPKALAAVDGWVADVELGLGSAGGGADAVVTAVDALLGIDLR, from the coding sequence ATGCAGTCGTGGTCGTCGCCCGTTGTGCCCGAGCTGGCCGGAACGCCGCCGGCCCTTCGCCTCTACGACACCTCGGCCCGGCAAGTGCTGCCGCTGGCCCCGGGCCCGGTGGCGACGATGTACGTGTGCGGAATCACCCCGTATGACGCCACCCACCTCGGGCATGCCGCCACCTATGTGACGTTCGACCTGGTCAACCGGCTTCTTCGCGACGCCGGCCACGAGGTCCGCTACGTGCAGAACGTCACCGACGTCGACGACCCGCTGTTCGAGCGGGCCGAGCGCGACGGGGTCGATTGGCGCGACCTGGGCAGCAGCGAGATCCAGTTGTTCCGCGACGACATGACCGGGCTGCGTGTGTTGCCGCCGGCCGAGTACGTCGGCGCGATCGAGACGGTCGACGAAGTGGTCGCGATGGTCGGTGCGCTGTTGGAGTCGGGCGCGGCCTACCTCGTCGACGATCCCGAGTACCCCGACGTCTACTACCGCATCGATGCCACCGAGCAGTTCGGCTACGAGTCCGGCTATGACCGGGAGACGATGGCGCGGTTCTTCGCCGAGCGCGGCGGCGACCCGGACCGGCCGGGCAAACGCGACAGCCTCGACGCCCTGCTGTGGCGTGCGCGCCGCGACGGCGAGCCGTTCTGGCCGGCCCCGTTCGGCGAGGGCCGTCCCGGTTGGCACGTCGAATGCTCGGCGATCGCACTGAACCGCCTTGGCATGGGATTCGACATCCAGGGCGGCGGCAACGACCTGATCTTCCCGCACCACGAGTTCTCCGCCGCGCACGGCGAGGCGCTGACCGGCGCGCGCCGTTTCGCCCGTCACTACGTGCACACCGGGATGATGGGGCTCGACGGGGAGAAGATGTCCAAGAGCCGCGGCAACCTGGTGTTCGTGCACAAGCTGCGCGAGGCCGGGGTCGACCCGGGCGCGGTGCGCCTGGCGCTCGCCGCAGAGCACTATCGGGCCGACCGGATGTGGACCGACGCGGTCCTCGACGAGGCGGTGGCGCGGCTGGGCCGGTGGCGCGCGGCGGTGGCGACCGGCGCCGGACCCGACGCGGCCCCGGTCATCGCGCGGGTGCGCGCCCACCTGGCCGACGACCTCGACACCCCCAAAGCCCTTGCCGCCGTCGACGGGTGGGTCGCCGACGTCGAACTGGGCCTCGGTTCGGCGGGGGGCGGGGCCGACGCGGTGGTGACTGCCGTCGACGCGCTCCTCGGCATCGACCTGCGCTAA
- a CDS encoding MSMEG_4193 family putative phosphomutase: MAVILVRHGRSTANTASVLAGRSPGVALDDVGRAQAAELPDRLGERGARLRAIARSPLQRCAETVAPLVAGLVDVPEVVVDDLAEVDYGEWTNRPLAELAKEPLWQTVQRQPSAAVFPGGEAMSAMASRAVSAVRELDAQYGGEDGSGLWVACTHGDIIKAVIADAMGLHLDGFQRIVVEPASLSVVRYHPRQTVVHTVNNTARLSLPAPGAELAGTAVGGATGTAGTGAGGGR, encoded by the coding sequence ATGGCAGTCATCTTGGTGCGACACGGACGCTCGACGGCGAACACCGCCTCGGTGCTCGCCGGACGCAGCCCCGGTGTTGCGCTCGACGACGTGGGGCGCGCCCAGGCCGCCGAACTCCCGGACCGGCTCGGCGAGCGCGGCGCCCGACTGCGCGCGATCGCCCGGTCCCCGTTGCAGCGCTGCGCAGAGACGGTGGCCCCCCTGGTCGCCGGCCTCGTCGACGTCCCCGAGGTGGTGGTCGACGACCTTGCCGAGGTCGACTACGGGGAGTGGACCAACCGGCCGTTGGCCGAGCTCGCCAAGGAACCGCTGTGGCAAACCGTCCAGCGCCAACCGTCGGCCGCCGTCTTCCCCGGTGGGGAGGCCATGTCCGCGATGGCCAGCCGGGCGGTGAGCGCGGTGCGCGAACTCGACGCGCAATACGGCGGCGAGGACGGCTCCGGCCTCTGGGTGGCGTGTACCCACGGCGACATCATCAAGGCCGTCATCGCCGATGCCATGGGACTGCACCTGGACGGCTTCCAGCGCATCGTCGTGGAACCGGCCTCACTGTCGGTGGTCCGCTACCACCCCCGCCAGACCGTGGTGCACACGGTGAACAACACCGCCCGCCTGTCCCTCCCGGCCCCCGGGGCGGAACTGGCGGGGACCGCGGTCGGCGGCGCGACCGGGACGGCGGGAACCGGAGCAGGAGGAGGCCGCTAG
- a CDS encoding SCO1664 family protein produces the protein MDGTGANGVAQVLAHGDLEILGRIPHASNVTLVALVRGADGTEFRCVYKPVSGEAPLWDFPDGTLAGREVAAYVVCADLGWDTVPDTVFRDDGPLGPGMVQRWVDIADEPDPVAPDLVDLCGPDSVVAGYLPILTGFDPRGDEVVLVHADDPRLQRMAVLDIVLNNADRKGGHILAGSDGVVYGIDHGICLHVEDKLRTVLWGWAGRPAPGGLVVDVDGFAERLADPDGELATTLGALITPDEIAALLTRARRLVDDPVLPVPPDHRPIPWPPF, from the coding sequence ATGGACGGGACGGGCGCGAACGGTGTGGCGCAGGTGCTGGCCCACGGCGACTTGGAGATCCTGGGCCGGATTCCCCACGCCAGCAATGTCACCCTCGTCGCCCTTGTCCGCGGGGCCGACGGCACCGAGTTCCGCTGCGTCTACAAACCGGTCAGCGGTGAGGCACCGCTCTGGGACTTTCCCGACGGCACGTTGGCCGGGCGCGAAGTCGCCGCCTACGTGGTGTGTGCCGACCTCGGCTGGGACACGGTGCCCGACACGGTGTTTCGTGACGACGGGCCGCTCGGGCCCGGAATGGTCCAGCGCTGGGTCGACATCGCCGACGAGCCCGATCCCGTTGCCCCCGACCTCGTCGACCTGTGCGGTCCGGATTCCGTCGTCGCCGGTTACCTGCCGATTCTGACCGGGTTCGACCCGCGCGGCGACGAGGTGGTCCTGGTGCATGCCGACGATCCGCGGCTGCAGCGGATGGCGGTGCTCGACATCGTGCTCAACAACGCCGACCGCAAGGGCGGCCACATCCTGGCCGGTTCCGACGGGGTGGTGTACGGCATCGACCATGGGATCTGCCTGCATGTCGAGGACAAGCTGCGCACGGTGCTGTGGGGCTGGGCGGGTCGCCCCGCCCCGGGCGGTCTGGTCGTCGACGTCGACGGCTTCGCCGAGCGGTTGGCCGATCCCGACGGGGAGCTCGCCACCACGCTGGGCGCACTGATCACCCCGGATGAGATCGCCGCGCTGCTGACCCGTGCGCGCCGCCTGGTCGACGACCCGGTGCTGCCGGTTCCGCCGGACCACCGGCCGATTCCGTGGCCGCCGTTCTGA
- a CDS encoding PAC2 family protein, producing the protein MATEPRKILSELRSPVLVAAFEGWNDAGEAATSSVEHLSLFWNAEQVCEVAADDYYDFQVNRPTVRLVDGVSRRIDWPTTAFSYCTPPGADHDLLLVRGIEPNFRWRAFVDEIAEVAEIAGVTSAVMLGSMLTDTPHTRPVPVSGSAFSAEAAKRYRLSESQYEGPTGITGVLRDRLVAAGVPSVSLWAAVPHYISSAANPKATLALLRRLEEVLDLEIPLDQLPTRVAEWEHTVDEMTGEDEDMAAYIRQLEAQDDATSTDPDALPEIDGEQLAADFERYLRRRDSGSGPA; encoded by the coding sequence ATGGCCACCGAACCGCGCAAAATCCTGTCCGAATTGCGTTCTCCCGTGCTGGTGGCCGCCTTCGAGGGGTGGAACGACGCCGGCGAGGCGGCGACGAGTTCGGTCGAGCACCTGTCGCTGTTCTGGAATGCCGAGCAGGTCTGCGAAGTCGCCGCCGACGACTACTACGACTTCCAAGTCAACCGCCCGACGGTCCGCCTGGTCGACGGGGTCAGCCGGCGCATCGACTGGCCCACGACCGCCTTTTCCTATTGCACCCCGCCCGGCGCCGACCACGACCTCCTGCTGGTGCGCGGGATCGAGCCGAACTTCCGGTGGCGGGCGTTCGTCGACGAGATTGCCGAGGTCGCCGAGATCGCCGGGGTGACCTCGGCGGTCATGCTCGGCTCGATGCTGACCGACACCCCGCACACCCGACCAGTCCCGGTCAGCGGTTCGGCGTTCAGTGCCGAGGCCGCCAAGCGCTACCGGCTCTCCGAGTCGCAATACGAGGGGCCCACCGGGATCACCGGGGTCTTGCGGGACCGGCTGGTGGCCGCCGGGGTGCCGTCGGTCTCGTTGTGGGCCGCCGTCCCGCACTACATCTCCTCGGCCGCCAACCCCAAGGCCACCTTGGCGCTGCTGCGCCGCCTCGAAGAGGTACTCGACCTGGAGATTCCGCTGGACCAACTCCCCACCCGCGTCGCCGAGTGGGAGCACACCGTCGACGAGATGACCGGCGAGGACGAGGATATGGCGGCCTACATCCGCCAGCTCGAGGCCCAGGACGATGCGACGTCGACCGATCCCGACGCGCTGCCGGAGATCGACGGCGAGCAGTTGGCCGCCGATTTCGAGCGCTACCTGCGCCGGCGCGACTCGGGATCGGGCCCGGCCTGA
- the metH gene encoding methionine synthase, producing the protein METASPNASNYDTTLLSAMSQRVLIGDGAMGTMLQAADLTLDDFLGLEGCNEILNETRPDVLADIHRAYFDAGADLVETNTFGCNLSNLGDYDIADRITDLAYRGTAIARGVADELGKTAYGTDRFVVGSMGPGTKLPSLGHTTFDVLRGAYEQCATGMLDGGADAILIETAQDLLQVKAAVIGSRRAMARVGRHLPIIVHVTVETTGTMLLGSEIGAALTALEPLGIDVIGLNCATGPAEMSEHLRYLSRHARIPVSVMPNAGLPLLGPNGAVYPLTPEELTVALSDFVSEFGLSMVGGCCGTTPEHIRQVAQAVGQVQRAPREPDHESATSSLYTSVPFDQDASFLVIGERTNSNGSKAFRDAMIAQDYQHCIDVAKEQTRDGAHMLDLNVDYVGRDGAQDMAALASRFATASTLPIMIDSTEPEVIRAGLEALGGRCAVNSVNFEDGDGPGSRYQRIMELVVEHGAAVVALTIDEEGQARTADHKVGIAERLITDITTTWGLAEEDIIVDALTFPISTGQEEVRRDGIETIEAIRRLREAHPTMHFTLGISNISFGLNPAARQVLNSVFLHECVQAGLDTAIVHASKILPMARIPDEQREVALDLVYDRRRDGYDPLQRLMELFEGVSAASARESRAAELAALPLFERLERRIVDGERAGLEPDLDDAMAQVPPLEIINKTLLNGMKTVGELFGSGQMQLPFVLQSAEVMKAAVAHLEPHMESTGDSGKGRIVLATVKGDVHDIGKNLVDIILSNNGYEVVNLGIKQPINTILEAARDKNADVIGMSGLLVKSTVVMKENLEEMNSRGAADIPVLLGGAALTRAYVENDLTETYEGDVHYARDAFEGLKLMDDIMAVKRGEGPAPDSPEAVAAAQKTAERKARHARSKAIAAKRKAAEVPVEVPDRSDVAADNEIPVPPFWGSRIVRGIPVADYLQTLDERALFLGQWGLRGARGGEGPTYEELVETEGRPRLRYWVDRLATEGILAHAAVVYGYFPAVSDGDTVHVLTEPDPDAPVRVSMTFPRQQRSRFLCIADFIASRERAKELGRPDVLPLQLVTMGTEIADFANTLFAADAYRDYLEVHGISVQFTEALAEHWHQRVRSELAFAGGSMAAEDPDDPQGFFDLEYRGARYSFGYGACPNLEDRAHIVDLLESERIGVTLSEELQLHPEQSTDAFVLHHPEAKYFNT; encoded by the coding sequence ATGGAAACCGCTTCACCGAACGCCTCGAACTACGACACGACCCTGTTGTCGGCGATGTCGCAGCGCGTACTGATCGGTGACGGTGCGATGGGGACGATGCTGCAGGCGGCGGACCTCACGCTGGACGACTTCCTGGGGCTGGAGGGGTGCAACGAGATCCTCAACGAGACCCGCCCGGACGTGTTGGCCGATATCCACCGCGCCTACTTCGACGCGGGCGCCGATCTCGTCGAGACCAACACCTTCGGCTGCAACCTGTCCAACCTCGGCGATTACGACATCGCCGACCGGATCACCGACCTGGCCTACCGGGGGACCGCGATCGCGCGCGGCGTCGCCGACGAGTTGGGCAAGACCGCCTACGGGACCGACCGGTTCGTCGTCGGGTCGATGGGGCCGGGCACCAAGCTGCCCAGCCTCGGCCACACCACCTTCGACGTTCTGCGCGGCGCCTACGAGCAGTGCGCGACCGGCATGCTCGACGGGGGTGCCGACGCGATCTTGATCGAGACCGCGCAGGACCTGCTGCAGGTCAAGGCCGCCGTGATCGGATCACGGCGGGCGATGGCGCGGGTCGGCCGGCATCTGCCGATCATCGTCCACGTCACCGTCGAGACCACCGGCACGATGCTGCTGGGATCGGAGATCGGTGCGGCCCTGACCGCGTTGGAGCCGCTGGGGATCGACGTCATCGGACTGAACTGCGCGACCGGTCCCGCCGAGATGAGCGAGCACCTGCGGTACCTGTCGCGCCATGCGCGCATCCCGGTGTCGGTGATGCCGAACGCCGGGTTGCCGCTGCTCGGGCCCAACGGGGCGGTCTACCCGCTCACCCCGGAGGAGCTGACGGTGGCGCTGAGCGACTTCGTCTCCGAGTTCGGCCTGTCGATGGTCGGCGGCTGCTGCGGCACGACGCCCGAGCACATCCGGCAGGTGGCGCAGGCGGTCGGCCAGGTGCAGCGCGCCCCCCGCGAACCCGACCATGAATCGGCCACCTCGTCGCTGTACACCTCGGTGCCGTTCGACCAGGACGCGAGCTTCCTGGTGATCGGCGAACGGACCAACTCCAACGGCTCCAAGGCGTTCCGCGACGCGATGATCGCCCAGGACTACCAGCACTGCATCGACGTCGCGAAGGAGCAGACCCGCGACGGCGCGCACATGCTCGACCTCAACGTCGACTATGTGGGGCGCGACGGCGCGCAGGACATGGCGGCGCTCGCCTCGCGCTTCGCCACCGCGTCCACGCTGCCGATCATGATCGACTCGACCGAGCCCGAGGTGATCCGGGCGGGCCTGGAGGCGCTGGGCGGGCGTTGCGCGGTCAACTCGGTGAACTTCGAGGACGGTGACGGGCCCGGTTCGCGGTACCAGCGCATCATGGAACTCGTCGTCGAGCACGGCGCCGCCGTGGTCGCCCTCACCATCGACGAAGAGGGCCAGGCGCGCACCGCCGACCACAAGGTCGGCATCGCCGAACGGCTGATCACCGACATCACCACGACGTGGGGCCTCGCCGAGGAGGACATCATCGTCGACGCCCTGACCTTCCCCATCTCCACCGGGCAGGAAGAGGTCCGCCGCGACGGCATCGAGACAATCGAGGCAATCCGCCGGCTCCGCGAGGCCCACCCGACGATGCACTTCACGCTGGGTATCTCGAACATCTCGTTCGGGTTGAACCCGGCGGCGCGCCAGGTGTTGAACTCGGTCTTCCTGCACGAATGCGTCCAGGCCGGATTGGACACCGCCATCGTGCACGCGTCGAAGATCCTGCCGATGGCGCGGATCCCCGACGAGCAGCGGGAGGTCGCCCTCGACCTGGTCTACGACCGCCGGCGCGACGGTTACGACCCGCTGCAGCGGCTGATGGAGTTGTTCGAGGGGGTGTCGGCGGCGTCGGCGCGCGAGAGCCGGGCCGCCGAACTGGCGGCATTGCCGTTGTTCGAACGCCTCGAGCGGCGCATCGTCGACGGGGAGCGGGCCGGGTTGGAACCCGACCTCGACGACGCGATGGCGCAGGTCCCGCCGCTGGAGATCATCAACAAGACCCTGCTCAACGGGATGAAGACGGTGGGCGAGCTGTTCGGCTCGGGCCAGATGCAGTTGCCCTTCGTCCTGCAGTCCGCCGAGGTGATGAAGGCCGCGGTGGCCCACCTCGAACCGCACATGGAGTCGACCGGTGACAGTGGCAAGGGCCGCATCGTGTTGGCGACGGTGAAGGGCGACGTCCACGACATCGGCAAGAACCTCGTCGACATCATCTTGTCGAACAACGGCTACGAGGTGGTCAACCTCGGGATCAAGCAGCCGATCAATACCATCCTGGAGGCGGCGCGCGACAAGAACGCCGACGTCATCGGGATGTCGGGGCTGTTGGTCAAGTCCACGGTCGTCATGAAGGAGAACCTCGAGGAGATGAACTCCCGGGGGGCCGCCGACATCCCGGTCCTCCTCGGCGGTGCCGCATTGACCCGCGCCTATGTCGAGAACGACTTGACCGAGACCTATGAGGGCGACGTCCACTACGCCCGGGATGCCTTTGAGGGCCTCAAGCTGATGGACGACATCATGGCGGTGAAGCGGGGCGAGGGCCCGGCGCCGGACAGCCCCGAGGCGGTGGCGGCGGCGCAGAAGACCGCCGAGCGCAAGGCCCGGCACGCCCGGTCGAAGGCCATCGCCGCCAAGCGCAAGGCCGCCGAGGTGCCGGTGGAGGTGCCGGACCGCTCCGATGTCGCCGCGGACAACGAGATCCCGGTGCCGCCGTTCTGGGGCAGCCGGATCGTGCGCGGCATCCCCGTCGCCGACTACCTGCAGACCCTCGACGAGCGGGCGCTGTTCCTCGGCCAGTGGGGGTTGCGCGGGGCGCGCGGCGGCGAGGGGCCGACCTATGAGGAACTGGTCGAGACCGAGGGGCGCCCGCGGTTGCGGTACTGGGTCGACCGGCTCGCCACCGAGGGGATCCTGGCGCACGCGGCGGTCGTCTACGGCTACTTCCCGGCGGTGAGCGACGGCGACACCGTCCACGTGCTCACCGAGCCCGATCCCGACGCCCCGGTCCGGGTCAGCATGACTTTCCCGCGCCAGCAGCGGTCGCGCTTCTTGTGCATCGCCGATTTCATCGCCTCCCGCGAGCGGGCGAAGGAGCTGGGCCGCCCAGACGTGTTGCCCTTGCAGCTGGTCACGATGGGGACCGAGATCGCCGACTTCGCCAACACGTTGTTCGCCGCCGACGCCTACCGCGACTATCTCGAGGTACACGGCATCAGCGTCCAGTTCACCGAGGCCCTCGCCGAGCACTGGCACCAGCGGGTCCGGTCGGAACTGGCCTTCGCCGGCGGGTCGATGGCGGCCGAGGACCCCGACGATCCCCAGGGGTTCTTCGACTTGGAGTACCGCGGGGCCCGCTACTCCTTCGGCTACGGGGCCTGCCCGAACCTGGAGGACCGCGCCCACATCGTCGACCTGTTGGAATCGGAGCGGATCGGGGTGACCCTGTCCGAGGAACTGCAGCTACACCCGGAGCAGTCCACCGACGCCTTCGTCCTGCACCACCCCGAGGCCAAGTACTTCAACACCTGA
- a CDS encoding undecaprenyl-diphosphate phosphatase: protein MTWLQTIVLSVVQGLTEFLPISSSGHLLIVSRLLWNDDAGASFTAVSQLGTELAVLVFFFKDIVRIVIAWFAGLVHADKRGVDYRVGWAVIVATIPIGVIGFAFRDLIRDRNLWLTAIVLILFSGVFWLAERYATQRRSLDDVTMRDAVAMGLAQCLALIPGVSRSGASASAGLFAGLDRESAFRLSFLLAIPAVFGAGLFSLPDAFEPSVEGLSASGWQLLASVVIAFVVGYAAIKWLLRFVAHHSMNWFGAYRVALGLVLIALLATNTIAAS, encoded by the coding sequence ATGACATGGCTGCAGACGATCGTGTTGAGCGTTGTCCAGGGCCTGACCGAGTTCCTGCCGATCTCCTCGTCGGGGCATTTGCTCATCGTGTCCCGGCTCCTGTGGAACGACGACGCGGGCGCGTCGTTCACCGCGGTGTCGCAGCTGGGGACCGAGTTGGCCGTGCTCGTCTTCTTCTTCAAGGACATCGTCCGGATCGTCATCGCCTGGTTCGCCGGGCTGGTCCATGCGGACAAGCGCGGGGTCGACTACCGGGTCGGCTGGGCGGTCATCGTCGCGACCATCCCCATCGGCGTCATCGGCTTCGCCTTCCGGGACCTGATCCGCGATCGCAACCTGTGGCTCACCGCCATCGTGTTGATCCTGTTCTCCGGGGTGTTCTGGCTCGCCGAGCGCTACGCCACCCAGCGGCGATCCCTCGACGACGTCACCATGCGCGACGCCGTGGCGATGGGATTGGCCCAATGCCTGGCGCTCATCCCCGGGGTCTCGCGCTCCGGGGCGTCGGCCAGCGCCGGCCTGTTCGCCGGCCTGGACCGCGAATCGGCCTTCCGGCTGTCCTTCCTCCTGGCCATCCCGGCGGTCTTCGGCGCCGGCCTGTTCAGCCTCCCCGACGCCTTCGAGCCGAGCGTGGAGGGCCTGTCCGCCAGCGGATGGCAGTTGCTCGCCTCGGTGGTCATCGCCTTCGTCGTCGGGTACGCCGCCATCAAATGGTTGCTGCGATTCGTCGCCCACCACTCGATGAACTGGTTCGGCGCCTATCGGGTCGCCCTGGGTCTGGTCCTCATCGCCCTGCTGGCGACCAACACCATCGCCGCGAGCTGA
- a CDS encoding YncE family protein, producing MSLRPHALVVLAATAVLTVGVAGCGSGDEHGRPDVPTVAPQTPLSAPPVAEPPAGAVVEAPRLGSAIALTTTARSLAAIARDGRSVSLFSPADPSRPALVAATPEVRAITADGDGFVAVGPASVARIAADGTTTVRPLARPGLSVAVDGPQVFVGTEHGHLLILDAALTQTRDIGGFVRVDEVAVGRFEGRRQIVVLDRAQSLVTTVDPNGGERGAALRAGNGATTLIADRFGRFLVANPRDGQLLGFYGNPLIMRFRFPVADGPYGLAYDSRRNLLWVSLTAANRVVGYDLSAGEPRERARFATVRQPDSIAVDPASGVVFVLSATGGGLQRVQP from the coding sequence ATGTCCTTGCGCCCGCACGCCCTCGTCGTTCTCGCCGCCACCGCCGTGTTGACCGTCGGTGTGGCGGGTTGTGGATCGGGTGACGAGCACGGTCGGCCCGATGTGCCGACGGTGGCCCCGCAGACCCCGCTGTCGGCGCCGCCGGTCGCCGAGCCGCCGGCGGGCGCCGTCGTCGAGGCGCCGCGATTGGGGTCGGCCATCGCGCTCACCACGACTGCCCGATCACTGGCGGCGATTGCCCGCGACGGACGGTCGGTGTCGCTGTTCTCCCCCGCCGACCCGAGCCGCCCGGCCCTGGTGGCAGCCACTCCCGAGGTGCGGGCGATCACCGCCGACGGTGACGGCTTCGTCGCCGTCGGCCCCGCCTCGGTGGCCCGCATCGCCGCCGACGGCACCACCACCGTGCGCCCGCTGGCCCGACCGGGGTTGTCGGTCGCGGTGGACGGCCCCCAGGTCTTCGTCGGCACCGAGCACGGCCACCTGCTGATCCTCGACGCGGCGCTGACCCAGACCCGCGACATCGGCGGGTTCGTGCGCGTCGACGAGGTCGCTGTCGGCCGGTTTGAGGGACGGCGCCAGATCGTCGTCTTGGACCGGGCGCAATCCCTGGTGACCACGGTCGACCCGAACGGCGGGGAACGGGGTGCCGCGCTGCGCGCCGGCAACGGCGCGACGACGTTGATCGCCGATCGGTTCGGCCGCTTCCTCGTCGCCAACCCCCGCGACGGCCAGTTGCTCGGGTTCTACGGCAATCCGCTGATCATGCGGTTCCGATTCCCGGTCGCCGACGGCCCGTACGGCCTGGCCTACGACTCGCGTCGCAACCTGCTCTGGGTGTCGCTGACCGCGGCCAACCGGGTGGTGGGATACGACCTGTCCGCCGGAGAGCCGCGCGAGCGGGCCCGCTTCGCCACCGTGCGCCAGCCGGACTCGATCGCGGTCGATCCGGCATCCGGGGTGGTGTTCGTGCTGTCGGCCACCGGCGGGGGGCTGCAGCGTGTCCAGCCCTGA
- a CDS encoding DUF4193 domain-containing protein, giving the protein MATDYDAPRRTESDDISEDSLEELKARRSEAQAASVDVDEVETAESFELPGADLSGEELSVRVVPKQADEFTCSRCFLVYHRSRLAREKGNERICIDCA; this is encoded by the coding sequence ATGGCCACTGATTACGACGCACCACGGCGGACCGAATCTGATGACATCAGCGAAGACTCGCTCGAGGAGTTGAAGGCGCGGCGCAGCGAGGCGCAGGCGGCATCGGTGGACGTCGACGAGGTCGAGACCGCCGAGTCCTTCGAGTTGCCCGGCGCCGACCTGTCCGGTGAGGAGCTCTCGGTCCGGGTCGTGCCCAAGCAGGCCGACGAGTTCACCTGCTCGCGATGCTTCCTCGTCTACCACCGCAGCCGACTGGCCCGGGAAAAGGGCAACGAGCGGATCTGCATCGACTGCGCGTGA
- a CDS encoding DUF3090 domain-containing protein, with amino-acid sequence MSRAIHVFRTPDRFVSGTVGEPGDRTFYVQAVHANRVVSVMLEKQQVAILADRIDALLDEVARRFDTPVAEATDEVEDLQPLVTPIDAEFRVGTMGLGWDANENSVVVELLAVTEESLDESIVLDDRDDGPDALRVFLTTEAARSFAARSEAIVSAGRPPCPLCGEPLAADGHVCVRTNGYKREPVSLEPYDFDIDDDSA; translated from the coding sequence ATGTCGCGCGCGATTCACGTCTTCCGCACCCCGGACCGCTTCGTCTCCGGCACCGTCGGGGAGCCCGGTGACCGGACCTTCTACGTCCAGGCCGTGCACGCCAACCGGGTGGTGTCGGTGATGCTCGAGAAGCAGCAGGTCGCCATCCTGGCCGACCGCATCGACGCATTGCTCGACGAGGTGGCCCGCCGCTTCGACACGCCGGTTGCCGAGGCCACCGACGAGGTCGAGGACCTGCAACCCCTCGTCACCCCCATCGACGCGGAGTTCCGCGTCGGCACGATGGGGCTGGGCTGGGATGCCAACGAGAATTCCGTCGTCGTCGAACTGCTCGCGGTGACCGAGGAGTCGCTGGACGAGAGCATCGTCCTCGACGACCGTGACGACGGTCCTGACGCGCTGCGCGTGTTCCTCACCACGGAGGCGGCGCGCAGCTTCGCCGCCCGCTCCGAGGCGATCGTGTCGGCCGGCCGGCCGCCCTGTCCGCTGTGCGGTGAGCCGTTGGCCGCCGACGGCCACGTCTGCGTGCGGACCAACGGGTACAAGCGGGAACCGGTCTCGCTGGAGCCCTACGACTTCGACATCGACGACGATTCGGCCTGA